One Kribbella sp. NBC_00662 genomic region harbors:
- a CDS encoding NAD(+)/NADH kinase: MAISRIGLVVHQGRPVAVETAETVRKWAADHGIGCTDIDVWKDHQERRTGTDELHHAGDPDLVVTLGGDGTFLRGARIAAKNNAAVLGVDLGKVGFLTEVACRDVEAALEAVHHGGATYEERMTLTMRASRPLEIPQGIESLLRYGHGPALPPPPVRHEMAEGDGWGMALDVTALNDVVVEKLARDHQVALGVYLSGRLLASYSADAVIVATPTGSTAYSFAAGGPILSPNTEAIVFTPVAPHMTFNRTVVAAPDEPIALRVLPHSGQAAVSIDGQLRGVLDPGDWIGVYGSPQRLRLVRLRPTDFYGRLRDRFNLTDAPATALDGEPELFWQPADSPIPPDLKHLRIPLAPGDDR, from the coding sequence GTGGCGATCAGCCGGATTGGGCTTGTGGTTCACCAGGGTCGGCCGGTTGCGGTGGAGACCGCCGAGACCGTGCGGAAATGGGCGGCCGACCACGGGATCGGCTGCACCGACATCGATGTCTGGAAGGACCACCAGGAGCGGCGCACCGGGACCGACGAACTGCATCACGCCGGTGACCCGGATCTCGTCGTGACGCTCGGCGGCGACGGCACGTTCCTGCGCGGGGCGCGGATCGCGGCGAAGAACAACGCGGCCGTCCTCGGGGTCGATCTCGGCAAGGTCGGATTTCTGACCGAGGTGGCGTGCCGCGACGTCGAGGCCGCGCTGGAAGCGGTACATCACGGCGGAGCGACGTACGAGGAACGGATGACGCTGACCATGCGGGCGTCGCGTCCGTTGGAGATCCCGCAGGGGATCGAGTCCCTGCTGCGCTACGGGCACGGGCCGGCGCTGCCGCCACCGCCCGTACGGCACGAGATGGCTGAGGGCGACGGCTGGGGGATGGCGCTCGATGTCACCGCGTTGAACGACGTGGTGGTGGAGAAGCTGGCGCGCGATCATCAGGTTGCCCTTGGCGTGTACCTGTCGGGTCGGCTGCTGGCGTCGTACTCCGCTGATGCGGTGATCGTGGCGACGCCGACCGGGTCGACGGCGTACAGCTTCGCGGCCGGCGGGCCGATCCTGTCGCCGAACACCGAGGCGATCGTGTTCACCCCGGTCGCACCGCACATGACCTTCAACCGAACGGTTGTGGCGGCGCCGGACGAGCCGATCGCGCTGCGCGTCCTGCCGCATTCGGGGCAGGCGGCGGTGAGCATCGACGGGCAGCTGCGCGGCGTACTCGACCCGGGGGACTGGATCGGCGTGTACGGGTCACCGCAGCGATTGCGGCTCGTGCGGCTGCGACCGACCGACTTCTACGGGCGGTTGCGCGACCGCTTCAACCTCACCGACGCACCGGCGACGGCACTCGACGGGGAGCCCGAGCTGTTCTGGCAGCCGGCGGACTCGCCGATCCCGCCGGACCTGAAGCACCTACGGATTCCGCTAGCACCTGGTGACGACCGGTAG
- a CDS encoding mannose-1-phosphate guanylyltransferase translates to MRNVVILAGGSGTRLWPMSRDDRPKQVLPLAAGQSLLRVAYNRLLGLVEPDNIYVCTVGAITDVVRQELPELGPHNIIGEPARRDTANAVGLASAVVARNDPDAVVAFVGSDHLISPEDEFRAAIEHGFEVVEARRQSLVTFGIEPTHPHTGLGYIERGAAIEGTRAFVVDRFREKPDRETAEEYLATGRFWWNSGMFVWQASTVLSVLDSLLPESAARLREVAAVWDTPSRDATLEEIYPNLQKISVDYAVMEPASQGKVDADVVVVPMPVHWLDVGSWAALADTYDADANGNRTDSITLSCLLDSHDNIIVTDDPDHLVAAVGLRSHIIVHTQDVTMVCPLSDGERVKDLVARVQSDHANYI, encoded by the coding sequence ATGCGAAACGTGGTGATCCTGGCGGGCGGTTCAGGGACGCGGTTGTGGCCGATGTCCAGAGACGACAGGCCGAAGCAGGTGCTGCCGCTGGCGGCGGGGCAATCGCTGCTGCGGGTGGCGTACAACCGGTTGCTGGGCCTGGTCGAGCCGGACAACATCTACGTCTGCACGGTCGGCGCGATCACCGACGTCGTACGCCAGGAGCTGCCGGAGCTCGGTCCGCACAACATCATCGGCGAACCGGCGCGACGGGACACCGCGAACGCCGTCGGGCTCGCGTCCGCTGTGGTGGCGCGGAACGACCCCGACGCGGTCGTTGCCTTCGTCGGTTCGGACCACCTGATCAGCCCGGAGGACGAGTTCCGGGCCGCGATCGAGCACGGTTTCGAGGTTGTCGAGGCGCGCCGGCAGTCGCTGGTCACGTTCGGGATCGAGCCGACGCATCCGCACACCGGGCTCGGGTACATCGAGCGGGGTGCCGCGATCGAAGGGACGCGCGCGTTCGTCGTGGACCGCTTCCGGGAGAAGCCGGACCGCGAGACGGCCGAGGAGTACCTGGCGACCGGGCGGTTCTGGTGGAACTCCGGGATGTTCGTGTGGCAGGCGTCGACGGTGCTCTCCGTCCTCGACTCGTTGTTGCCCGAGTCGGCCGCCCGGCTGCGTGAGGTCGCCGCGGTGTGGGACACGCCTTCGCGGGACGCGACGCTCGAGGAGATCTACCCGAACCTGCAGAAGATCTCGGTCGACTACGCGGTGATGGAGCCGGCCTCCCAGGGCAAGGTCGACGCGGACGTCGTCGTCGTACCGATGCCCGTGCACTGGCTCGACGTCGGCTCGTGGGCGGCACTGGCCGACACGTACGACGCCGACGCCAACGGCAACCGCACCGACAGCATCACACTGAGCTGCCTACTCGACTCCCACGACAACATCATCGTCACGGACGACCCGGATCATTTGGTCGCCGCGGTAGGCCTCCGCAGCCACATCATCGTCCACACCCAGGACGTGACCATGGTGTGCCCACTGTCGGACGGGGAGCGCGTGAAGGACCTGGTAGCGCGAGTGCAGTCGGACCACGCCAACTACATCTGA
- a CDS encoding DUF3105 domain-containing protein yields MQREQSRSDRRRTIIIVVCSIVVGLAIIAYPAIKLVQDSRTKNQALTDFGVAASAASCDPATNDAAGGTQDHRPDGEKILYSVSPPSSGPHYAVWAPFDKKFYSTSDRPPVENLVHNLEHGYTILWYRDTLPKDQIDEIEKLSKSKLPDSSIGKFIAAPYKQSEGKGWPDGKNLAFAHWSGPGADQKSFGHRQFCGSVSGDALKQFMEKYPATDAQEPNGG; encoded by the coding sequence ATGCAGCGCGAGCAGTCCCGGTCGGACCGCCGCCGCACCATCATCATCGTGGTGTGCTCGATCGTGGTCGGCCTGGCGATCATCGCCTACCCGGCGATCAAGCTGGTGCAGGACTCGCGGACCAAGAACCAGGCCCTCACCGACTTCGGCGTGGCCGCCTCCGCGGCCTCCTGCGACCCCGCCACGAACGACGCGGCCGGCGGCACCCAGGACCACCGCCCCGACGGCGAGAAGATCCTGTACTCCGTCTCCCCGCCCTCCTCCGGCCCGCACTACGCGGTCTGGGCGCCGTTCGACAAGAAGTTCTACTCGACCAGCGACCGCCCGCCGGTGGAGAACCTGGTCCACAACCTGGAGCACGGCTACACGATCCTCTGGTACCGCGACACCCTGCCCAAGGACCAGATCGACGAGATCGAGAAGCTCTCCAAGTCGAAGCTTCCCGACAGCTCGATCGGCAAGTTCATCGCGGCGCCGTACAAGCAGTCCGAAGGCAAGGGCTGGCCGGACGGCAAGAACCTCGCCTTCGCCCACTGGAGCGGCCCCGGCGCCGACCAGAAGTCCTTCGGCCACCGCCAGTTCTGCGGCTCGGTCAGCGGCGACGCCCTCAAGCAGTTCATGGAAAAGTACCCAGCCACAGACGCCCAGGAGCCCAACGGCGGCTGA
- a CDS encoding coenzyme F420-0:L-glutamate ligase, with protein MRKHLEIFPVTGLPEVAAGADLAALIADGTDLRDGDVVAVTSKIVSKAEGRLTYGTRQEAVDAELVRVVAQRGETRIVQTRHGLVMAAAGTDTSNTAPGTVLLLPVDPDESARVLRTALKERYDVNVGIVITDTLGRPWRNGQTDLAIGAAGVRVIEDLRGTTDSHGNVLAVTEPALADEIAGAGELVKGKADGVPVAVLRGLQDVVLPVGEHGPGARALVRDAEFDMFSLGTREAARAAVLSRQEPAGPREVDPAVWAGLLRDVDGVRLELGDNAVTIFGAEPVTVGVIAEKLAVLLHAEGYGVTVRPGPGAEATVTFGSRSR; from the coding sequence ATGAGGAAGCACCTGGAGATCTTCCCGGTGACCGGACTGCCGGAGGTGGCGGCCGGGGCGGACCTGGCGGCGCTGATCGCCGACGGCACCGACCTGCGCGACGGCGACGTCGTCGCGGTCACGTCGAAGATCGTCAGCAAGGCGGAGGGCCGGCTCACGTACGGCACCCGCCAGGAGGCTGTCGACGCCGAGCTCGTGCGGGTCGTCGCGCAACGCGGCGAGACCCGGATCGTGCAGACCCGGCACGGGCTGGTCATGGCCGCGGCTGGGACGGATACGTCGAACACCGCGCCCGGCACGGTCCTGCTGCTCCCGGTCGACCCGGACGAGTCCGCGCGGGTACTACGGACCGCGCTGAAGGAGCGGTACGACGTCAACGTCGGCATCGTGATCACGGACACGCTCGGCCGCCCGTGGCGCAACGGTCAGACCGACCTGGCCATCGGGGCCGCCGGGGTCCGGGTGATCGAGGACCTGCGCGGTACGACGGACAGCCACGGCAACGTCCTCGCGGTGACGGAGCCGGCGCTGGCGGACGAGATCGCCGGTGCGGGTGAGCTGGTCAAGGGCAAGGCGGACGGCGTGCCCGTCGCAGTACTGCGTGGGCTGCAGGACGTCGTACTGCCGGTCGGCGAGCACGGTCCCGGTGCGCGGGCGCTGGTGCGGGACGCGGAGTTCGACATGTTCAGCCTGGGCACGCGGGAGGCCGCGCGGGCCGCCGTACTGTCGCGGCAGGAGCCGGCCGGTCCGCGTGAGGTGGACCCGGCGGTGTGGGCCGGGTTGCTGCGCGACGTGGACGGCGTACGGCTCGAGTTGGGTGACAACGCTGTCACGATCTTCGGCGCCGAGCCGGTGACGGTCGGCGTGATCGCGGAGAAGCTCGCCGTACTGCTGCACGCGGAGGGGTACGGCGTGACGGTGCGGCCGGGACCGGGCGCTGAGGCGACGGTCACGTTCGGCTCACGGTCACGGTAG
- the cofD gene encoding 2-phospho-L-lactate transferase codes for MRLTVLAGGIGGSTFLRGLLQARPDAEITVVGNTADDITLFGLRVCPDLDTVMYTLGGGISEERKWGREDETWVIKEELAAYGVEPTWFGLGDRDVATHLVRTQMLDAGYTLSAVTEALCTRWKLPVRLLPMSDDRIETHVVVEDPDQPGRRKAIHFQEYWVRWHAEITAHQIVAVGADKAKPAPGVLEAIADCDVLIIPPSNPVVSVGTILGVPGVRDAVRETKAPVIGLSPIIGSSPVRGMADKVLATVGVASTASAVARYYGSRATGGVLDGWLIDSSDAMQADSIAGAGIHVQAVPLWMTDETKTAAMADAALNLAEAVRQ; via the coding sequence ATGCGATTGACAGTGCTGGCCGGTGGCATCGGCGGTTCCACCTTCCTGCGCGGGCTGCTCCAGGCCCGGCCGGACGCCGAGATCACCGTCGTGGGGAACACCGCTGACGACATCACCCTGTTCGGGCTGCGGGTCTGCCCCGACCTGGACACGGTGATGTACACGCTCGGCGGTGGCATCTCGGAAGAACGTAAGTGGGGCCGTGAGGACGAGACCTGGGTGATCAAGGAGGAGCTCGCGGCGTACGGCGTCGAGCCCACCTGGTTCGGGCTCGGCGACCGGGACGTCGCGACGCACCTGGTGCGCACGCAGATGCTGGACGCCGGCTACACCCTCAGTGCGGTCACCGAGGCGCTGTGCACGCGCTGGAAGCTTCCGGTGCGGCTGCTGCCGATGAGTGACGACCGGATCGAGACGCATGTCGTGGTGGAGGACCCGGACCAGCCGGGACGGCGCAAGGCCATCCACTTCCAGGAGTACTGGGTCCGCTGGCACGCCGAGATCACCGCGCACCAGATCGTGGCCGTCGGAGCGGACAAGGCCAAGCCGGCGCCCGGGGTACTCGAGGCGATCGCGGACTGCGACGTACTGATCATCCCGCCGTCCAACCCGGTGGTGTCGGTCGGCACGATCCTCGGTGTACCGGGCGTCCGGGACGCGGTCCGGGAGACGAAGGCTCCGGTCATCGGGCTGTCGCCGATCATCGGCAGCAGTCCGGTCCGCGGAATGGCCGACAAGGTGCTCGCCACGGTCGGTGTAGCGTCCACGGCGTCGGCAGTCGCGCGGTACTACGGTTCGCGCGCGACCGGCGGCGTACTCGACGGATGGCTGATCGACTCGTCGGACGCGATGCAGGCGGATTCGATCGCCGGCGCCGGAATTCACGTCCAGGCCGTCCCGTTGTGGATGACGGACGAGACCAAGACCGCCGCGATGGCTGACGCGGCACTGAACCTCGCGGAGGCCGTGCGGCAATGA
- a CDS encoding WhiB family transcriptional regulator codes for MAIVDGEAIEEEPNWQERALCAQTDPEAFFPEKGGSTREAKKVCLGCDVRGECLEYALQNDERFGIWGGLSERERRKLKKKAV; via the coding sequence ATGGCGATTGTCGACGGTGAGGCGATCGAGGAGGAGCCGAACTGGCAGGAAAGGGCGCTGTGCGCCCAGACCGATCCAGAGGCTTTCTTCCCGGAGAAGGGCGGTTCCACCCGCGAGGCCAAGAAAGTGTGCCTCGGCTGCGACGTCCGGGGCGAATGCCTCGAGTACGCGCTGCAGAACGACGAGCGCTTCGGGATCTGGGGCGGCCTGTCGGAGCGGGAGCGCCGCAAGCTGAAGAAGAAGGCCGTCTGA
- a CDS encoding glycosyltransferase: protein MEQEAPAGWEFFDSVDFPTDHIDDPMGRPRVRHVVTAVVVGHEGAAWLPRLSEALWALNPRPDRLIAVDTGSTDETAELLAAMPGVEPVVSVSARTGFGMAVARGLEAHGFAPIPSAVGPYGDDGHMPVVEWLWLLHDDCAPAPKALEKLLLQATMSPATGVWGPKLRLWPRDRELLEVGVTTSLGGRRDTGIENGELDQGQHDQPRNVLAVSSAGMLVRRDVWEALHGFDPRLPMFRDDIDFGWRASRAGYHVGVAPDAVIYHAQAAATGERALAGTRRHAYQLDRAHAYYTVLANAPGKLLPLLILRFLFGTVLRSIWFLIGKTPSGAVDEWTALLGTLLAGGWTQARKNRRNLDQVPYDSIKGLFSRSVHALRHNLEETTSTISERIREAWADEPEEQVVTTARRAKSTARVAVDQPRWRRQLIRRPFLVAWVVLAIGALVAARDLIGGGFLRSNLLLPAHENIAALWHAAASAPPGVTPPAWLAQLWAFSTVMFGPSGATNLLLLGAVPLAGLAAWAMLRSFVVDRVARAWGASAYGLAVFTNGAISQGRLGTCVAAIVLPLLGAAVHTVARRRRVYVQGSWRAAWFAGICLAVLFAFTPALGLLIAVILVFGAVFGLGWRRQGRQLVFSVVLGLLLVLPWTIELIKHPSKLGQEAGGPPTAAVGPGNSLQHLLTGTPIGAPAPWWFAVPLILVALVSLLRESRQRYELLGWFAALAGLAGTLVASRLGGGSGPLMFLMTAGWIIAVTVAWDSVGKSTEIILQGVLGIVLLTTVVTAGFWLVRGTDGPLWSGPAQDLPAYLVSSQDPPENQSILVVRKAPAGKMRFALVKDGGPRMGALEAAPTAAQTKPITDVLATLGGGGSGEEGRQLAALAIDYVYLPGPVDPTLASTLDSLPGLTRASANDGDASWLVDRSKIEGKTPLNDQTHTVWRILGLIGWIIALVFCLPTVRRTVAVPHGTHARRDPR from the coding sequence ATGGAACAAGAAGCTCCGGCCGGCTGGGAATTCTTCGACTCCGTCGACTTCCCGACCGATCACATCGACGACCCGATGGGTCGCCCGCGGGTCCGGCATGTCGTCACCGCGGTGGTGGTGGGTCACGAGGGCGCGGCCTGGCTGCCGCGACTGTCCGAGGCCTTGTGGGCGCTCAATCCGCGGCCCGACCGGCTGATCGCGGTCGACACCGGATCCACCGACGAGACCGCCGAGCTGCTCGCCGCGATGCCCGGCGTCGAGCCCGTCGTCAGCGTCTCGGCCCGCACCGGTTTCGGTATGGCGGTCGCCCGCGGCCTCGAGGCACACGGCTTCGCACCGATCCCGAGCGCCGTCGGTCCGTACGGCGATGACGGGCACATGCCCGTGGTCGAGTGGCTGTGGCTGTTGCACGACGACTGCGCCCCGGCCCCGAAGGCCCTGGAGAAATTGTTGCTTCAGGCCACAATGTCGCCGGCCACCGGCGTCTGGGGACCGAAGCTGCGACTGTGGCCGCGGGACCGCGAGCTGCTCGAGGTCGGCGTCACCACGTCGCTCGGCGGCCGCCGCGACACCGGTATCGAGAACGGCGAGCTCGACCAGGGCCAGCACGACCAGCCGCGCAACGTCCTCGCGGTCAGCTCCGCCGGCATGCTCGTCCGTCGCGACGTCTGGGAGGCGCTGCACGGGTTCGACCCGCGGCTGCCGATGTTCCGCGACGACATCGACTTCGGCTGGCGCGCCAGCCGGGCGGGGTACCACGTCGGCGTCGCGCCCGACGCGGTCATCTACCACGCACAGGCCGCTGCGACCGGCGAGCGTGCGCTGGCCGGCACCAGGCGGCACGCGTACCAGCTGGACCGCGCGCACGCCTACTACACCGTTCTCGCGAACGCGCCGGGCAAGCTGCTGCCGCTGCTGATCCTGCGGTTCCTGTTCGGCACTGTGCTCCGCTCGATCTGGTTCCTGATCGGCAAGACGCCATCGGGTGCTGTCGACGAGTGGACCGCGTTGCTCGGCACGCTGCTGGCCGGTGGCTGGACGCAAGCCCGCAAAAACAGGCGAAATCTCGACCAGGTCCCGTACGACAGCATCAAGGGCCTGTTCTCCCGGTCGGTGCACGCACTGCGGCACAACCTGGAGGAAACGACCAGCACGATCTCCGAGCGGATCCGTGAAGCCTGGGCGGACGAGCCGGAAGAGCAGGTCGTCACCACTGCCCGTCGAGCGAAGTCCACGGCCCGCGTGGCCGTCGATCAGCCGCGCTGGCGTCGCCAGCTGATCCGTCGGCCGTTCCTCGTTGCGTGGGTGGTGCTGGCGATCGGTGCGCTGGTCGCTGCCCGCGATCTGATCGGCGGCGGTTTCCTCAGGTCCAACCTGTTGCTCCCGGCCCACGAGAACATCGCAGCGCTCTGGCACGCGGCAGCTTCCGCTCCGCCCGGTGTGACTCCGCCTGCTTGGCTGGCTCAGCTGTGGGCGTTCTCGACGGTGATGTTCGGTCCGTCCGGTGCGACGAACCTGCTCCTGCTCGGCGCGGTTCCGCTGGCCGGTCTGGCTGCGTGGGCGATGCTGCGTTCGTTCGTCGTCGACCGCGTCGCACGAGCCTGGGGCGCCTCGGCGTACGGGCTGGCGGTGTTCACGAACGGCGCTATCTCGCAGGGGCGGCTCGGGACGTGTGTGGCGGCGATCGTGCTGCCGCTGCTCGGTGCCGCCGTACACACTGTTGCTCGGCGTCGGCGCGTGTACGTCCAGGGCAGCTGGCGGGCCGCGTGGTTCGCCGGCATCTGTCTGGCCGTGCTGTTCGCGTTCACGCCGGCTCTTGGTCTGCTGATCGCCGTCATCCTCGTCTTCGGTGCGGTGTTCGGGCTCGGCTGGCGGCGGCAGGGCCGGCAGTTGGTGTTCTCCGTCGTGCTGGGTCTGCTGCTGGTTCTGCCGTGGACGATCGAGCTGATCAAGCACCCGTCGAAGCTGGGGCAGGAGGCGGGTGGTCCGCCGACCGCTGCGGTCGGCCCGGGCAACAGCCTGCAGCATCTGCTGACCGGTACGCCGATCGGAGCGCCGGCACCGTGGTGGTTCGCCGTACCGCTGATTCTGGTGGCGTTGGTCAGCCTGCTGCGTGAGTCGAGGCAGCGGTACGAGCTGCTCGGTTGGTTCGCCGCACTGGCCGGTCTGGCCGGGACGCTGGTTGCCAGCCGGCTGGGTGGTGGCAGCGGACCGCTGATGTTCCTGATGACCGCCGGCTGGATCATCGCCGTGACGGTCGCCTGGGACTCGGTCGGCAAGTCCACCGAGATCATCCTGCAGGGCGTACTCGGCATCGTGTTGCTGACGACAGTTGTGACGGCCGGCTTCTGGCTGGTGCGTGGGACCGATGGTCCGTTGTGGAGCGGACCTGCGCAGGACCTCCCGGCGTACCTGGTGTCTTCGCAGGATCCGCCGGAGAACCAGTCGATCCTGGTCGTGCGGAAGGCACCGGCCGGCAAGATGCGCTTCGCGCTGGTCAAGGACGGCGGACCGCGGATGGGTGCGCTGGAGGCGGCGCCGACCGCTGCGCAGACCAAGCCGATCACCGATGTGCTCGCGACCCTCGGTGGTGGCGGTAGCGGTGAGGAAGGCCGGCAATTGGCCGCTCTCGCGATCGATTACGTCTACCTGCCCGGTCCGGTGGACCCGACGCTGGCGTCCACACTCGACTCGTTGCCCGGCCTGACCAGAGCCAGTGCGAACGACGGCGACGCGTCATGGCTGGTGGACCGGTCGAAGATCGAGGGCAAGACGCCGTTGAACGACCAGACGCACACGGTCTGGCGCATCCTCGGCCTGATCGGCTGGATCATCGCATTGGTGTTCTGCCTGCCGACAGTTCGCCGGACGGTCGCCGTACCGCACGGCACCCACGCGAGGAGGGACCCGCGGTGA
- a CDS encoding DUF5719 family protein, giving the protein MSRLLSDPRLRLGAVIAAMAVLAGIGVVTHPKTPDTSTAAAVTEPARTVVNRAALSCPVLAAGGKMASVVNGVSPTLPEGTPTAAGSAQPLTIAPLPATSDPVGSILRRGFIGSSAVAVKPEPLSIQGAGPLAAGAVGTSTTTAEDGVNAGMASVPCQQPGSDFWFVGASGASDRRDVLVLANLDSINAEVNVTVYARTGQQDLPAARGIVVPARGTAELFLKQVAPNLRDIAMHVESTGGRVSAAVRSNASTGDNVPAGVDWLNTSAAPATKVFVPAVAPGGGLRILSIANPTDLQATASLSINGPNGSFKPAGLETVQVAAGSVKTIMLDPVLHGDPSAITVTSDQPVTASMRMTDAARTEFASIGSADALTGPAYLVLPAHKQPAVLQVTAPGKTGSVKFELRDAAGRALITRALDVIGGATSQVSLPAQVRPTYLMVQQTRGTVVAGVTLMPPAKPKKDDVAQVAAWPLTTSLVFRAQLGAQPDVSAALR; this is encoded by the coding sequence GTGAGCCGGTTGCTGTCCGACCCGCGTCTCCGGCTCGGGGCCGTCATCGCTGCGATGGCGGTGCTGGCCGGGATCGGTGTGGTCACGCATCCCAAGACGCCCGACACCAGCACGGCGGCCGCCGTGACCGAACCGGCCCGCACAGTGGTGAACCGTGCGGCGCTGTCGTGCCCGGTGCTCGCAGCAGGCGGCAAGATGGCCAGCGTGGTGAACGGTGTGTCGCCGACGCTGCCCGAAGGTACGCCGACCGCGGCAGGCAGTGCGCAGCCGCTGACGATCGCCCCGCTCCCCGCCACGTCCGACCCGGTCGGCTCGATCCTGAGGCGCGGCTTCATCGGTTCGAGCGCTGTGGCGGTCAAGCCGGAGCCGCTGTCGATCCAGGGCGCCGGCCCACTCGCAGCCGGCGCGGTCGGCACGAGCACGACGACCGCTGAGGACGGTGTGAACGCCGGTATGGCGAGCGTGCCGTGCCAGCAGCCCGGATCGGACTTCTGGTTCGTCGGTGCTTCCGGTGCGAGTGATCGACGCGACGTACTGGTCCTGGCGAACCTGGACAGCATCAACGCCGAGGTGAACGTCACCGTGTACGCGCGGACCGGTCAGCAGGACCTGCCCGCCGCGCGCGGCATCGTCGTACCTGCCCGCGGCACGGCCGAGCTGTTCCTCAAGCAAGTAGCTCCGAACCTGCGGGACATCGCCATGCACGTGGAGTCGACCGGTGGTCGCGTGTCGGCCGCCGTACGCTCCAACGCCTCGACCGGGGACAACGTGCCTGCCGGAGTGGACTGGCTGAACACGTCGGCCGCGCCCGCGACCAAGGTCTTCGTGCCCGCGGTCGCGCCGGGTGGCGGACTGCGGATCCTGTCGATCGCGAACCCGACGGACCTGCAGGCGACCGCCAGCCTCAGCATCAACGGACCGAACGGATCCTTCAAACCGGCTGGTCTGGAGACCGTGCAGGTCGCGGCCGGCTCGGTGAAGACGATCATGCTCGACCCGGTGCTGCACGGTGACCCGAGTGCGATCACCGTGACGTCGGATCAGCCGGTGACCGCGTCGATGCGGATGACCGACGCGGCCCGGACCGAGTTCGCGTCGATCGGGTCGGCGGATGCGCTGACCGGTCCGGCGTACCTGGTCCTGCCGGCGCACAAGCAGCCGGCGGTGCTGCAGGTGACCGCGCCCGGGAAGACCGGGAGCGTGAAGTTCGAGTTGCGCGATGCGGCCGGCCGGGCGCTGATCACGCGGGCGCTCGACGTGATCGGCGGCGCGACGTCGCAGGTCTCGCTCCCGGCGCAGGTGCGACCGACGTACCTGATGGTGCAGCAGACGCGGGGGACCGTTGTCGCCGGTGTCACGCTGATGCCGCCGGCGAAGCCGAAGAAGGACGACGTGGCGCAGGTGGCTGCGTGGCCGTTGACGACGTCGCTGGTGTTCCGGGCTCAGCTGGGAGCGCAGCCGGACGTGAGCGCCGCGCTGCGGTAG
- a CDS encoding DUF3499 domain-containing protein — translation MSIARICSRAGCQKPAVSTLTYVYADSTCVIGPLATYAEPHCYDLCADHADRLTAPNGWEVIRLAPDPAAAGPSSDDLEALANAVREAARPLPRREPGAGTPGAPVEVARRGHLRMLQDPGANTSEG, via the coding sequence GTGAGCATCGCCAGGATCTGTTCGCGCGCCGGATGCCAGAAGCCTGCCGTATCGACGCTCACCTACGTCTACGCCGACTCGACCTGCGTCATCGGCCCACTGGCGACGTACGCCGAGCCGCACTGCTACGACCTGTGCGCGGACCACGCCGACCGGCTGACCGCTCCGAACGGCTGGGAAGTCATCCGGCTCGCTCCGGACCCGGCAGCGGCCGGTCCGTCCTCCGACGACCTGGAAGCCCTGGCGAACGCGGTCCGCGAAGCAGCGCGCCCGCTGCCGCGTCGTGAACCGGGTGCGGGTACGCCGGGAGCACCTGTCGAGGTCGCCCGCCGCGGCCACCTGCGGATGCTGCAGGACCCCGGCGCGAACACCTCCGAAGGCTGA
- a CDS encoding metallopeptidase family protein, with protein sequence MTEARRHRRHIDRHGRGMLGPISRPSKFAPRGLPLQRSGSAQFDEVVAIEVTRLEKRLPQVVARVEFAIEDVPNLELDATEIPLTHATGGTSHEPYRIVVFRRPIELRAERSGSGLSWLVRSALVLELADVLALSPEQIDPDFDADDD encoded by the coding sequence GTGACCGAGGCTCGCCGTCATCGCAGGCACATCGACCGCCACGGCCGCGGAATGCTCGGCCCGATCAGCCGGCCGAGCAAGTTCGCGCCGCGGGGTCTGCCGTTGCAGCGCTCGGGCTCGGCCCAGTTCGACGAGGTGGTCGCGATCGAGGTGACCCGGCTGGAGAAGCGGCTGCCGCAGGTGGTCGCGCGGGTCGAGTTCGCGATCGAGGACGTGCCGAACCTCGAGCTCGACGCCACCGAGATCCCGCTCACCCACGCCACCGGCGGCACGTCCCACGAGCCGTACCGGATCGTCGTCTTCCGCCGCCCGATCGAACTCCGCGCCGAACGCTCCGGCTCCGGCCTGTCCTGGCTGGTCCGCAGCGCCCTCGTCCTCGAACTGGCCGACGTCCTGGCCCTCTCCCCAGAACAGATCGACCCCGACTTCGACGCCGACGACGACTGA